In Deltaproteobacteria bacterium GWC2_55_46, a single window of DNA contains:
- a CDS encoding molybdopterin biosynthesis protein MoeE, giving the protein MSQLARIQNEDFSIDKEVELVMAASKGIGGVVVFLGAARDFSKGETITGLDFEHYPGMAEKKLADIRERALKNFDIIEIGIVHRVGKIDIGENIVLIVAASAHRNDAFMACEWAITELKRTTPIWKRETTGKGDVWVSETP; this is encoded by the coding sequence ATGTCTCAGCTCGCAAGGATACAGAATGAGGACTTTTCGATAGATAAAGAGGTAGAGCTGGTCATGGCCGCCTCAAAGGGCATCGGAGGCGTGGTCGTCTTTTTAGGGGCCGCGCGCGATTTCTCGAAGGGTGAGACCATAACAGGCCTCGATTTCGAGCACTACCCCGGCATGGCCGAGAAGAAGCTTGCCGATATAAGGGAGAGGGCGCTTAAGAACTTCGACATTATAGAGATTGGCATAGTCCACAGGGTCGGCAAGATCGATATAGGGGAGAACATCGTCCTTATAGTCGCCGCGTCGGCCCACCGTAACGACGCCTTCATGGCCTGCGAGTGGGCGATAACAGAGCTTAAGAGGACGACCCCGATATGGAAGCGCGAGACGACAGGCAAGGGTGATGTCTGGGTCTCTGAGACGCCGTGA
- a CDS encoding molybdenum cofactor biosynthesis protein, with the protein MVTVGILTMSDKGARGEREDLSGREIERMIKELPAEVKAYEVIPDEVDVIKAKLIEYADIGYDLILTTGGTGVTPRDVTPEATKAVIERELPGMAEAMRAESLKKTPNAMISRAVCGIRKCSLIINLPGSPRAVRENLAVVMPALNHTIEKIKGSPSECATP; encoded by the coding sequence ATGGTAACCGTAGGCATACTCACAATGAGCGACAAGGGAGCTCGCGGGGAGAGGGAGGACTTAAGCGGCAGGGAGATAGAGCGCATGATAAAAGAGCTCCCCGCCGAGGTAAAGGCCTATGAGGTCATCCCTGACGAGGTCGACGTTATAAAGGCCAAGCTCATCGAATACGCCGACATCGGATACGATCTGATACTTACGACCGGCGGCACGGGGGTGACTCCCAGGGACGTTACGCCTGAGGCCACAAAGGCGGTGATAGAAAGGGAGCTACCCGGCATGGCAGAGGCCATGCGTGCCGAGAGCCTCAAGAAGACGCCAAACGCCATGATATCCCGCGCTGTCTGCGGGATAAGGAAGTGTTCGCTTATAATAAACCTACCCGGAAGCCCCAGGGCCGTAAGGGAGAACCTCGCCGTAGTAATGCCAGCCTTGAATCACACCATTGAGAAGATAAAAGGCAGTCCCTCCGAGTGCGCGACGCCGTAA
- a CDS encoding glutamate-5-semialdehyde dehydrogenase encodes MSVKDGVLEIAKAARQASFGLAKLESAAKNRALLKMADGVVAAAAFLKEENKKDIEAAEKKGLTKAMIERLTLSDKVIATMAAGLREVAALPDPVGEVTKMWKRPNGLMVGRMRIPIGVIGIIYESRPNVTADAAGLCLKSGNAVVLRGGSEAINSNNAIAKILNEACEASGVPSRSIQVIPTTDREAILEMLKLEEYIDLIIPRGGEGLIRFVVENSKIPVIKHYKGVCHVFIDSSADIDMAERIAFNAKVQRPGVCNSMETLLVHKDIAGKFLPAMLEKYRAAGVEVRGCERTRQVVQDIKAATVEDWSAEYLDLILAVKVVDGLDEAVDHINRYGSLHTESIVTSDYANSQRFLREVNSSTVLVNASTRFSDGFQLGLGAEIGISTTKIHAFGPMGLEELTTQKFIIYGEGQIRE; translated from the coding sequence AGCTAGAGAGCGCCGCGAAGAACAGGGCGCTTCTTAAGATGGCAGACGGGGTTGTGGCCGCCGCCGCTTTTTTAAAGGAAGAGAACAAAAAGGACATCGAGGCCGCTGAGAAGAAGGGGCTTACGAAGGCCATGATAGAAAGGCTTACCCTCTCGGATAAGGTCATCGCTACGATGGCCGCCGGGCTCCGTGAGGTTGCGGCGCTACCCGACCCTGTCGGAGAGGTGACGAAGATGTGGAAGAGGCCGAACGGCCTCATGGTCGGCAGGATGAGGATCCCTATCGGTGTCATCGGCATCATCTATGAGTCCAGGCCGAACGTCACGGCTGACGCCGCCGGACTTTGCTTGAAATCCGGGAACGCTGTGGTGCTTCGCGGGGGGAGCGAGGCCATAAACTCGAACAACGCGATAGCCAAAATACTCAATGAGGCTTGCGAGGCCTCTGGCGTGCCTTCGCGCTCGATACAGGTAATACCGACCACGGACAGGGAAGCGATACTTGAGATGCTCAAGCTTGAGGAGTATATAGACCTCATAATCCCCAGGGGCGGGGAGGGGCTTATAAGGTTCGTGGTCGAGAACTCAAAGATACCGGTAATAAAGCACTATAAGGGCGTCTGCCATGTATTTATAGACTCTTCTGCGGATATCGACATGGCCGAAAGGATAGCCTTCAACGCCAAGGTGCAAAGGCCGGGGGTATGCAACTCCATGGAAACGCTCCTTGTCCATAAGGATATAGCCGGAAAGTTCCTGCCGGCGATGTTGGAGAAGTACAGGGCGGCAGGGGTGGAGGTAAGGGGATGCGAGAGGACAAGGCAGGTAGTGCAAGATATAAAGGCGGCTACAGTCGAAGACTGGTCCGCCGAGTACCTTGACCTCATCCTGGCCGTAAAGGTGGTGGACGGTCTTGACGAGGCTGTAGACCATATCAACAGGTATGGCTCTCTACATACAGAGTCGATAGTAACGAGCGATTACGCCAACTCTCAGAGGTTTTTGCGCGAGGTCAACTCATCGACCGTCCTTGTGAATGCGTCAACGAGGTTTTCAGACGGCTTCCAGCTCGGCCTTGGCGCGGAGATAGGTATTTCCACCACCAAGATACACGCCTTCGGGCCTATGGGCCTTGAGGAGCTTACCACCCAGAAGTTTATAATCTACGGAGAAGGGCAGATACGGGAGTAG